One genomic window of Microtus ochrogaster isolate Prairie Vole_2 chromosome 14 unlocalized genomic scaffold, MicOch1.0 chr14_random_2, whole genome shotgun sequence includes the following:
- the Etfrf1 gene encoding electron transfer flavoprotein regulatory factor 1, producing MKMANSLRGEVLALYKNLLYLGRDYPKGADYFKRRLKNVFLKNKDVKDPEKIKELIARGEFVMKELEALYFLRKYRAMKQRYYSDTNN from the exons ATGAAAATGGCTAATTCTTTGAGAGGAGAAGTACTAGCCCTTTACAAAAAT ctgcTGTATCTTGGACGGGACTATCCAAAAGGAGCAGACTATTTTAAAAGGCGTTTGAAGaatgttttccttaaaaacaagGATGTGAAGGACCCAGAGAAGATCAAAGAGCTTATTGCACGAGGAGAATTTGTAATGAAGGAGCTAGAGGCCTTATACTTCCTTAGGAAATACAGAGCTATGAAGCAACGTTACTATTCAGATACCAACAACTAA